One Prevotella intermedia ATCC 25611 = DSM 20706 DNA window includes the following coding sequences:
- a CDS encoding acyltransferase family protein: MQDSNRELTKPKRKHWIDLLRGFCMVAILLDHTEIYYTGDNIIGYNYYVANVLVAFFFLSGYLFYKEKPFSLRHKLTYIARYLLLPYFLFTTFIAIPKAFAHGFDVTDTLFSVLAGQASWFVAALIVAEIVFSTALWACKGKTWGLSILALAASAACYLLSTHCSDLYWQIENACMALPILCFGYFYHKWESVFHRFHNLSSSFFLFVLLVIIKVYEHTQGITLLVEPIRINNWYVFVFDAFVCTLFLVSLAKQLKSVAWLEWTGRRSLVYYFFSGGIPLIVSALLQRTDMGYSGHYHRVLLAFLLVYALTSIIAWAVYRYLGFIVQQPPKAADKA; the protein is encoded by the coding sequence ATGCAAGATAGCAATCGTGAACTAACGAAACCCAAGCGCAAACACTGGATAGACCTTTTGCGGGGCTTCTGTATGGTAGCTATATTGCTCGACCATACCGAAATATACTACACAGGCGACAACATCATCGGCTACAACTACTATGTAGCCAATGTGTTGGTCGCCTTTTTCTTTCTCTCAGGCTATCTTTTCTACAAGGAAAAACCGTTTTCGCTGCGCCATAAGCTCACCTACATCGCACGCTACTTGCTGTTGCCCTACTTCCTGTTCACCACTTTCATAGCCATTCCGAAAGCTTTCGCACACGGTTTCGATGTTACTGACACCCTGTTCTCCGTCCTCGCAGGGCAAGCATCGTGGTTTGTAGCTGCCCTCATCGTTGCAGAAATCGTGTTTTCCACAGCATTATGGGCGTGCAAAGGCAAAACTTGGGGATTGTCAATACTCGCCCTTGCAGCCTCAGCAGCTTGTTATCTTCTTTCCACACATTGTTCCGACCTTTATTGGCAAATAGAAAACGCCTGTATGGCATTGCCCATTCTCTGTTTCGGCTACTTCTACCACAAGTGGGAAAGCGTTTTCCACCGTTTCCACAACCTATCATCATCATTCTTTCTATTCGTACTTTTAGTTATCATAAAAGTATATGAACATACACAGGGCATAACTCTGCTTGTCGAACCCATACGCATCAACAATTGGTACGTATTTGTTTTCGATGCCTTTGTGTGCACCCTGTTCCTCGTAAGTTTAGCCAAACAGCTGAAAAGCGTTGCTTGGTTGGAATGGACAGGACGCCGCAGCCTCGTCTACTACTTTTTTTCTGGCGGCATACCCCTCATTGTTTCCGCCCTGCTCCAACGCACCGATATGGGCTATTCGGGGCACTACCACCGTGTTCTCCTCGCCTTCCTGCTCGTCTACGCCCTTACTTCCATTATTGCGTGGGCAGTCTACCGCTACTTAGGCTTTATTGTTCAACAGCCTCCAAAAGCAGCAGACAAAGCGTAA
- a CDS encoding GNAT family N-acetyltransferase translates to MELQTKRLLLRAWKESDAEALYKYARNPNVGPIAGWPPHTSVENSREIIKAVLSAPETYAVVLKETGEAVGSIGIMTARSEIHSAKMADNECEIGYWIGEPYWGQGLIPEAVNKLLRYAFENLRQTTVWCGYYDGNEKSKRAQEKCGFVYSHTEDNKPVPLLNEVRTEHFTKITLEDWKNNIGNLK, encoded by the coding sequence ATGGAACTACAAACAAAACGCCTGCTATTGAGAGCATGGAAAGAAAGCGATGCTGAAGCATTATACAAGTATGCACGGAATCCGAATGTTGGTCCTATTGCTGGTTGGCCACCGCATACAAGTGTAGAGAACAGTCGTGAAATTATAAAGGCAGTACTCTCTGCTCCTGAAACCTATGCGGTTGTGTTGAAAGAAACGGGCGAAGCTGTCGGCAGCATTGGGATAATGACCGCAAGAAGTGAAATCCACAGTGCAAAAATGGCAGACAATGAGTGTGAAATAGGTTATTGGATTGGTGAGCCCTATTGGGGACAAGGCTTGATTCCTGAAGCCGTAAACAAATTGCTTCGGTATGCTTTTGAGAACTTACGGCAAACTACGGTTTGGTGTGGATACTACGATGGCAACGAGAAATCGAAACGAGCACAAGAGAAATGCGGATTCGTTTACAGCCATACAGAAGACAACAAACCTGTTCCATTGCTGAACGAAGTTCGCACAGAGCATTTTACCAAAATCACTTTAGAGGATTGGAAAAACAACATCGGTAATTTGAAGTAA
- a CDS encoding RNA polymerase sigma factor, with protein MTETEFKQEAATARPKLISIALRYLKNSDEAEDIVQDAMLRLWQIHTELNLPLMPIASVITRNIAIDRLRYAMPHTAISSLQAIQAEERTETDERIDRMLRIMNALPTFQQTILRLRHIDGMEYADIAQITGSTEAAIRQAVSRARRAVLKQYKNGK; from the coding sequence ATGACAGAAACAGAGTTTAAACAAGAAGCCGCCACCGCGCGACCGAAACTCATTAGCATCGCCCTGCGCTATCTGAAAAACAGCGATGAGGCGGAAGACATTGTGCAAGATGCAATGTTACGACTATGGCAGATACATACCGAACTCAATTTGCCGCTCATGCCCATCGCTTCTGTCATTACTAGGAATATTGCTATCGACCGCCTGCGCTATGCTATGCCACACACGGCAATAAGCAGTTTGCAAGCCATACAGGCGGAAGAACGTACAGAAACCGATGAACGCATCGACAGAATGTTGCGCATTATGAACGCTTTGCCTACATTCCAGCAAACCATTCTGCGTTTGCGACACATCGACGGAATGGAATATGCCGACATTGCACAGATTACGGGCAGTACCGAAGCAGCCATACGGCAGGCTGTCAGTCGTGCCAGACGAGCAGTTTTAAAGCAATATAAAAATGGAAAATAA
- a CDS encoding DUF5024 domain-containing protein yields MKKYIITFIVCLLTTLAAKAQNSIDNLVERYSSSGGSSFTTAVKRNPQTQKVVKVVKTLETDNGEGNTFYRAFKREARTGSWTDKVANNEHTTLLVVEKPQQTRIYMLKRNSGNYGQVKVTIIIQPK; encoded by the coding sequence ATGAAGAAATACATAATAACATTCATTGTTTGCTTGCTGACAACGCTTGCCGCAAAGGCGCAAAACAGCATCGACAATCTTGTGGAACGTTATTCTTCGTCGGGTGGTTCTTCCTTCACAACAGCTGTAAAACGCAATCCGCAAACCCAAAAAGTGGTGAAAGTTGTGAAGACACTCGAAACCGATAATGGCGAAGGAAATACCTTTTACCGCGCATTTAAACGCGAAGCACGTACGGGAAGCTGGACCGACAAGGTGGCAAATAACGAACATACTACCCTACTTGTGGTGGAAAAGCCCCAGCAAACTCGCATCTATATGCTGAAACGCAATAGTGGCAACTACGGACAAGTAAAGGTAACGATTATCATACAGCCGAAATAA
- a CDS encoding HXXEE domain-containing protein, which yields MARINLIMMLLPFVFMIHEYEEIIMFRRWIDRNREELRKRFPKIESFFTRRGVFDYSTSTFAVGTAHEFILISVVSFCSVWTGEYQWWFAALTGYSVHLLMHIAQWIVYRKYVPVIITSLLTLPYCIYSFAEFSKTTVLSFSQMLLWAAIGIVLTILSLFSAFFFMDRFQRWEKGNK from the coding sequence ATGGCAAGAATAAACTTAATAATGATGCTTCTTCCTTTCGTGTTTATGATTCACGAATACGAGGAAATTATTATGTTTAGACGTTGGATAGACAGGAATAGGGAAGAATTGAGAAAACGATTCCCTAAAATCGAATCGTTCTTTACCCGACGAGGAGTTTTCGATTATTCTACTTCCACCTTTGCCGTTGGTACTGCTCACGAGTTCATACTTATTTCTGTTGTTTCGTTTTGCTCCGTTTGGACAGGTGAATATCAATGGTGGTTTGCTGCATTGACAGGGTATTCCGTTCACCTTTTAATGCATATTGCGCAGTGGATTGTATATCGAAAATATGTGCCCGTTATCATTACAAGCCTCCTGACATTGCCTTACTGCATCTATTCTTTTGCTGAATTCTCAAAAACAACAGTTCTATCCTTCTCGCAAATGCTTTTATGGGCGGCCATTGGCATTGTTCTTACCATACTAAGCTTGTTTTCTGCATTCTTCTTTATGGATAGGTTTCAACGTTGGGAAAAAGGTAATAAATAG
- a CDS encoding non-canonical purine NTP diphosphatase produces MKIVFATNNKHKLSEIKDILGNDFDVVSLKDIGCDVDIPETAETLEGNASIKSHYIYDNYHLNCFADDTGLEVDALNGEPGVHSARYDEHTDHDSEANMRKLLHKLGDTTNRKAHFRTVVSLIIDGKEHQFEGRVEGYIATEKSGTEGFGYDPIFVPEGYDKSFAELGEDIKNQISHRARAVRKLAEYLKQL; encoded by the coding sequence ATGAAAATAGTATTTGCAACGAACAACAAACACAAGCTTTCTGAGATTAAAGACATTCTCGGAAACGACTTTGATGTTGTGTCGCTAAAGGATATTGGCTGCGATGTGGACATACCCGAAACAGCCGAAACATTGGAAGGAAATGCAAGCATAAAGTCGCATTACATCTACGACAACTATCATTTGAATTGCTTTGCCGACGACACAGGGCTTGAAGTAGATGCCCTTAACGGCGAACCGGGTGTGCATTCGGCACGCTACGACGAGCACACCGACCACGACAGCGAAGCCAATATGCGCAAACTGCTCCATAAGTTGGGCGATACAACAAACAGGAAAGCCCACTTCCGCACGGTGGTTTCGTTGATTATCGACGGTAAGGAACATCAGTTTGAAGGCAGGGTAGAGGGCTATATCGCCACCGAAAAGTCGGGAACGGAGGGCTTTGGCTACGACCCTATCTTTGTTCCAGAGGGCTACGACAAGAGTTTTGCCGAACTTGGAGAAGACATTAAGAACCAAATTTCGCACCGAGCTCGTGCCGTTCGCAAGCTCGCCGAATATCTAAAGCAACTGTAA
- a CDS encoding YitT family protein produces the protein MTVNQQLIRSEVKDYVLVTLGLLLYAAAFTVFLMPYEIVTGGVTGLSAIIYYATEFKLENTYMIVNLALLGVALKILGFKFMMKTIYAIVVLYFMLKFAQELMPVDASGHFVKILGEDQKFMSLIVGCCITGTAMAIIFLNGSSMGGTDIVAACINKYKNISLGQVLMAVDICIIGSCMLFPQFGTYVERLHKVVFGLCTMFIECFMLDHVMNLRRQSVQFLIFSKKYEEIADAIMQERDRGITILDGHGWYTGKDVKVICLMAKRNESQSIFRIVKIIDPSAFVSQSSVIGVFGEGFDSIKVNTKNAEKVLSQVYPTTNNEQ, from the coding sequence ATGACAGTAAATCAACAATTAATCAGAAGCGAGGTAAAAGACTACGTCTTAGTAACACTCGGTCTGCTTCTGTATGCAGCGGCATTCACGGTATTCTTAATGCCTTACGAAATTGTAACAGGTGGTGTAACAGGTTTATCAGCCATTATTTACTATGCAACAGAGTTTAAACTGGAGAACACTTATATGATTGTCAACCTCGCATTGTTAGGTGTTGCGTTGAAAATCTTGGGCTTTAAGTTTATGATGAAGACCATTTATGCAATCGTGGTCTTATATTTTATGCTGAAATTTGCCCAAGAATTAATGCCCGTAGATGCGAGCGGACACTTCGTAAAGATACTGGGCGAAGACCAAAAGTTTATGTCGCTCATCGTGGGGTGCTGTATTACGGGTACGGCAATGGCTATTATCTTCCTCAATGGCAGCAGTATGGGCGGCACGGATATTGTGGCAGCCTGCATAAACAAGTATAAAAACATTTCGTTGGGGCAGGTATTGATGGCTGTCGATATATGCATCATCGGCAGTTGTATGCTTTTCCCACAGTTCGGAACATACGTAGAACGTTTACACAAAGTTGTTTTCGGTTTGTGTACTATGTTTATTGAGTGCTTTATGCTCGACCACGTAATGAACCTAAGACGTCAATCGGTGCAGTTTCTCATCTTTTCAAAGAAGTATGAAGAGATTGCTGACGCCATTATGCAAGAGCGCGACCGAGGCATAACCATACTCGACGGACACGGCTGGTACACTGGAAAGGACGTGAAAGTAATCTGCTTAATGGCAAAACGCAACGAAAGTCAGTCTATTTTCCGCATCGTTAAGATTATCGACCCATCGGCATTTGTCAGTCAGAGTTCAGTAATAGGTGTGTTCGGAGAAGGCTTCGACAGCATAAAAGTGAACACAAAGAATGCCGAGAAGGTGCTTTCGCAAGTCTATCCGACAACAAACAACGAACAATAA
- a CDS encoding glycosyltransferase family 2 protein gives MSKSLSILLPTYNCICTALVGELQRQCVAEGADFEIIVADDASPDKRFIAENRAITRLDGVRYIERERNVGRSAIRNYLVSQSSKEWILFIDGDLSLNNTQFIHNYLQAEGDVVVGGISIVEDENRWGNNLRYRYEHASKEAISAENRRKTPYQHLSTNFMAHRKLVGTTPYNEEIKHYGFEDVLLGKRFKALNAHVNHIDNPVLFDDFEPNEVFLHKTEEALRTLSTFQTELKGYSNLLEMAEKLHKMHTDRVGAWLYKLLHKPLKHNLKGNNPSVFLFNIYKLVYFLHYNSIRK, from the coding sequence ATGAGTAAGAGTTTGTCCATTCTGCTGCCCACTTACAACTGCATTTGCACCGCACTCGTCGGCGAATTGCAGCGACAGTGTGTAGCAGAAGGGGCAGATTTCGAGATTATTGTAGCCGACGACGCATCGCCCGACAAACGGTTCATAGCCGAAAACAGAGCCATTACGCGCCTCGACGGTGTGCGTTACATAGAGCGGGAACGCAACGTCGGTCGGTCGGCAATCCGCAATTATCTTGTTTCGCAATCGTCGAAAGAATGGATTTTATTCATCGACGGCGACCTTTCGCTCAACAATACCCAGTTCATACACAACTATCTGCAAGCCGAAGGCGACGTCGTAGTGGGCGGAATCAGCATTGTTGAAGACGAAAACAGATGGGGCAACAACCTCAGATACCGCTACGAGCACGCTTCAAAAGAAGCTATCAGTGCCGAAAACCGAAGGAAAACACCTTATCAGCACCTCAGCACCAACTTTATGGCGCACCGAAAGCTGGTAGGAACAACCCCTTACAACGAGGAAATAAAGCACTACGGCTTTGAAGATGTGTTGCTTGGAAAACGCTTCAAAGCATTAAACGCCCATGTAAACCACATTGACAACCCCGTTTTGTTCGACGATTTCGAACCCAACGAAGTGTTTCTACACAAGACAGAAGAAGCCCTGCGCACCCTTTCCACCTTCCAAACAGAGCTGAAAGGCTATTCAAACCTGTTGGAAATGGCTGAAAAGCTACACAAAATGCACACCGACAGGGTAGGGGCGTGGCTTTACAAACTCCTACATAAACCATTAAAACACAACCTTAAAGGCAATAATCCGAGTGTTTTCTTGTTTAATATCTATAAACTCGTTTATTTCTTACACTATAATTCGATAAGAAAATGA
- a CDS encoding T9SS type A sorting domain-containing protein, translated as MIKRTYIFALACLLLVLPLHTFGSGIGTWKNYMAYSNVQWIEKGGNLLYVLASDNLYTYNEKDNSIQTFDKVNGLNDTDIDFIAWNNVAKRLVIVYANQNIDMLTQKGEIVSLPDYYRKAMTANKKINSLYTDGAYCYVSTGFGVLKINVGRAEISDTYNLGFNVDYTYIEGNYIYAASSERGLYRALLSDNLLDRNNWKRTGDFVAQSKTIAPELMEKVKPLLPGGPKYNRFFFMQYLNDRLYTTGGAFEPGAVGLNQAGTVQVLKKDEWSIFQDELDKITGYYYHDMNCLAVDPRNPEHVFVGGRAGLYEFLNGKLKRYFNKDNSLLRPTINKGMELGNDYVPIQGLVFDRKNNLWILNSGTKTTSLLKLSPDGTMTDHSKPELMNKGLSLQVMRRPILDSRGLIWFVNSHYEAPGLFCYNPETDKLSVFHNFKNQDGSSIMVIQMRCVQEDAYQNLWIGTNVGPLRLTTEQMQNPSEAIFEQIKVPRNDGTNLADYLLAGVDISCMAIDGGGRKWFGTNGNGAYLISADNMKQVQHFLSSNSKLLSNNIESIAIDDKTGEVFFGTDKGLCSYMGDATKPSDNPDNGDAYAYPNPVRPDYKGLITVVGLAYNSDVKVVTTNGILVAKGTSNGGTFTWDGNDLNGKRVASGIYMVQTADQEGNNGTVCKIAIVN; from the coding sequence ATGATAAAAAGAACATATATATTTGCACTCGCTTGCTTGCTTCTTGTGCTTCCGCTCCACACTTTCGGCAGTGGCATAGGTACGTGGAAAAACTATATGGCATACAGCAATGTGCAGTGGATAGAGAAGGGCGGCAACCTGCTTTATGTGCTTGCGTCCGACAATCTTTACACTTACAACGAAAAGGACAACAGCATTCAGACCTTCGACAAGGTAAACGGACTGAACGATACCGACATTGACTTCATCGCATGGAACAACGTTGCCAAACGCTTGGTTATCGTTTATGCCAACCAAAACATAGATATGCTTACCCAGAAAGGCGAAATCGTCAGCTTGCCCGACTATTACAGAAAGGCGATGACAGCCAACAAGAAGATAAACAGTCTTTATACCGATGGGGCATATTGCTACGTTTCAACTGGATTTGGCGTGTTGAAGATAAACGTTGGCAGGGCTGAAATCAGCGATACCTACAATCTTGGCTTCAACGTAGACTATACTTACATCGAAGGCAATTATATTTACGCTGCAAGCAGCGAACGAGGACTCTACCGAGCCTTGCTTTCCGACAACCTATTGGATAGAAACAATTGGAAAAGAACAGGCGACTTCGTTGCACAAAGCAAAACCATTGCGCCCGAACTGATGGAGAAAGTGAAGCCGTTACTGCCAGGCGGACCCAAGTACAACCGCTTTTTCTTTATGCAATATCTTAACGACCGCCTCTATACAACGGGCGGAGCGTTCGAGCCGGGCGCAGTAGGACTCAACCAAGCAGGCACCGTTCAGGTGTTGAAGAAAGACGAATGGAGCATCTTCCAAGACGAATTGGACAAGATAACAGGCTACTACTATCACGATATGAACTGTTTGGCAGTAGACCCACGGAACCCCGAACACGTATTTGTGGGCGGACGAGCAGGCTTATACGAATTTCTGAACGGCAAGTTAAAGAGGTATTTCAACAAAGACAACAGTCTTCTGCGCCCCACCATAAATAAAGGTATGGAGTTGGGCAACGACTATGTGCCAATTCAAGGATTGGTTTTCGACCGCAAAAACAACTTGTGGATACTGAACAGCGGTACCAAAACAACTTCATTGCTGAAGCTTTCGCCCGACGGAACTATGACCGACCACTCTAAACCAGAGCTGATGAACAAGGGATTAAGCCTGCAAGTGATGCGCCGACCCATTCTCGACAGCCGCGGTTTAATATGGTTTGTAAACAGCCACTACGAAGCACCGGGCTTGTTCTGCTATAATCCTGAAACCGACAAGCTAAGCGTTTTCCATAATTTCAAGAACCAAGACGGCTCGTCCATTATGGTTATACAAATGCGTTGCGTGCAGGAAGATGCCTATCAGAACCTTTGGATAGGCACGAACGTAGGGCCGCTCCGACTCACTACCGAGCAGATGCAAAACCCTTCAGAGGCTATTTTCGAGCAGATAAAGGTGCCACGCAACGACGGAACAAACCTTGCCGACTACCTATTGGCAGGCGTAGACATTTCGTGTATGGCGATTGATGGCGGCGGACGCAAGTGGTTTGGCACGAATGGCAACGGTGCTTACCTCATCAGTGCCGACAATATGAAGCAGGTACAACACTTCCTGAGCAGCAACAGCAAGCTCCTTTCAAACAACATAGAGAGCATTGCCATCGACGACAAGACGGGCGAAGTGTTCTTCGGAACAGACAAAGGACTTTGTTCGTATATGGGCGATGCAACAAAACCGTCTGACAATCCAGACAACGGCGATGCCTACGCCTATCCAAACCCTGTCCGCCCAGACTACAAAGGACTGATAACGGTAGTTGGCTTAGCTTACAATTCCGACGTGAAAGTAGTTACCACCAACGGCATACTTGTGGCAAAGGGCACGAGCAACGGCGGTACATTCACGTGGGACGGCAACGACTTAAACGGAAAACGTGTGGCATCGGGAATTTATATGGTGCAGACGGCTGACCAAGAAGGCAATAACGGAACAGTATGCAAGATAGCAATCGTGAACTAA
- a CDS encoding ClbS/DfsB family four-helix bundle protein: protein MARATTKVDLITSANGQFEKMWKLIDSMSEELQTATFAEKMAAMGKEAHWSRDKNLRDVLVHLYEWHQLLLNWINSNREGECKSFLPEPYNWKTYPVMNVEFWKKHQNTSLSDAKAMLKESHQQVMELIATFSDNELFNKGIFDWTGTSTLGSYSVSATSSHYDWAIKKIKVHIKTQ, encoded by the coding sequence ATGGCACGAGCAACAACAAAAGTGGATTTAATAACATCTGCTAATGGACAATTTGAGAAGATGTGGAAGCTCATAGACAGTATGAGCGAAGAGCTACAGACAGCAACCTTTGCAGAAAAAATGGCTGCAATGGGCAAAGAAGCACATTGGAGCAGGGACAAAAATCTGCGCGATGTACTTGTTCATCTGTATGAATGGCATCAGTTGTTACTGAATTGGATAAACTCCAATCGTGAGGGAGAATGCAAATCTTTTCTTCCTGAGCCTTATAATTGGAAAACATATCCAGTAATGAACGTGGAGTTTTGGAAGAAACATCAAAACACATCGCTATCAGATGCAAAGGCAATGTTAAAAGAAAGCCATCAACAAGTAATGGAATTGATTGCAACTTTCTCTGACAACGAACTCTTTAACAAGGGCATATTCGATTGGACGGGCACCTCTACGCTTGGTTCTTATAGTGTTTCAGCAACTTCAAGCCATTATGATTGGGCGATAAAGAAAATAAAAGTACATATTAAAACACAATAA
- a CDS encoding DUF3781 domain-containing protein — translation MNKAILFIFSGLPAVGKSTLAKSVVKYFEAVYLRIDTIEQGLKDLCHIDVEGEGYRLAYRMAADNLQLGNNVVADCCNPIELTRREWEDVAVNNNCRFVNIEVVCSDKTEHKKRAKQRNAEVANMKLPVWNDIENREYHEWHKNRIIIDTAGKTIKQCQTELKEKVADSLSQKGDGQEYESIDDSLKATIIEKLCYTKFVYDRINRKLGLYLSPQEIESFISDIIMHTDTNHFLKKGKNYYITNDTEHIRITVNSCTFRVISTDKI, via the coding sequence ATGAATAAAGCTATCCTCTTTATATTCTCTGGACTGCCAGCAGTAGGAAAATCCACGCTTGCAAAGTCTGTTGTAAAGTATTTCGAAGCGGTTTACCTACGCATTGATACCATTGAACAAGGTTTGAAAGACTTATGCCATATCGATGTTGAGGGGGAAGGCTATCGGTTGGCATATCGTATGGCAGCCGACAATCTGCAATTGGGCAACAATGTAGTGGCTGATTGCTGCAACCCTATTGAACTGACAAGGCGAGAATGGGAAGATGTTGCTGTCAATAACAACTGCCGTTTCGTAAACATTGAGGTTGTTTGTTCGGATAAGACAGAACACAAGAAGCGTGCAAAACAGAGAAATGCAGAAGTAGCAAATATGAAACTGCCTGTGTGGAACGACATAGAAAACCGAGAATATCACGAGTGGCACAAAAACCGCATCATCATTGACACAGCAGGAAAGACCATTAAACAATGCCAAACCGAACTAAAAGAAAAGGTTGCCGATAGTCTTTCGCAAAAAGGAGATGGTCAAGAATATGAAAGCATAGACGATTCGCTGAAAGCAACCATCATAGAAAAGCTCTGTTATACAAAATTTGTGTATGACAGAATAAACCGAAAGCTCGGACTTTATCTATCGCCACAAGAAATAGAAAGTTTTATTTCAGACATTATCATGCATACAGACACGAATCATTTCCTGAAAAAAGGAAAGAACTATTATATAACTAATGATACAGAACATATCCGTATCACCGTTAACTCTTGTACATTCAGAGTTATTTCAACTGATAAAATATAA